The following are encoded in a window of Bacillus sp. SORGH_AS_0510 genomic DNA:
- a CDS encoding YfkD family protein, whose translation MLTFIPSAFAQKAQEKKDQVKYQVPASVRNITKENTYPNSTQDLPLLQPSDLTKKLINSSKVKIQNPDLIRMLNESSINSTPFAIGYRAIIYLGQWPLNYESSETSPNWEYQKINTNYFDNRGGKVPYQIKYVQETQKIIRGGLTAKIANAEDVKKMMLLKAMEKTRLPLAFETIIGAGTKNDHIYNIPANRLGYLYAYAPGVNEKGKVTYGEVYLMLKGSKKFIVIKNVTSQGIGAWIPVQDYVSFGFLASERPR comes from the coding sequence ATGCTAACCTTTATTCCATCTGCTTTCGCTCAAAAAGCACAAGAGAAAAAAGACCAGGTAAAATATCAAGTCCCTGCCTCGGTCAGAAATATCACGAAAGAAAATACCTATCCAAACTCAACGCAGGATCTTCCATTGCTGCAACCAAGTGATTTAACGAAGAAACTAATTAATTCTTCTAAAGTGAAGATTCAGAATCCTGATTTGATTCGTATGTTAAATGAATCAAGTATTAACAGCACTCCGTTTGCCATTGGATATCGTGCCATTATTTATCTGGGACAATGGCCATTAAACTACGAGTCATCGGAAACTTCACCGAATTGGGAGTATCAAAAGATTAACACGAACTATTTTGATAATCGTGGCGGAAAAGTCCCTTATCAAATTAAGTATGTTCAAGAAACTCAAAAAATTATCAGAGGCGGACTGACTGCTAAAATTGCAAATGCTGAAGATGTGAAAAAGATGATGCTTTTAAAAGCAATGGAAAAGACTCGTCTTCCACTGGCGTTTGAAACCATTATTGGCGCAGGAACAAAAAATGATCATATTTACAATATCCCTGCAAACCGGTTAGGCTACCTGTATGCCTATGCGCCTGGTGTCAATGAAAAGGGGAAGGTAACTTACGGTGAAGTATACTTAATGCTAAAAGGCAGTAAAAAGTTTATTGTCATTAAAAACGTGACTTCTCAAGGGATTGGTGCCTGGATACCTGTTCAAGATTATGTGTCATTTGGCTTTCTTGCCTCAGAGCGACCGCGATGA
- a CDS encoding YitT family protein: MKFFIRLLFFTLGLVVMTFGVCMTIKVADIGVGAWDALNVALTKKVGLSVGKWVMIDGAILVVVNSLLVKRRPAILSLFTIIVIGSLVDFWLMTFFQLFEVHGLVAKIAMLLVGILIIGFGAAIYIQAKFPQSPIDNFMLAIKERFRVNLMMAKTIGEITALIPAFLLHGPISYGTIIITFTVGPAIQLFFPTFEKLMQRLQEKY, from the coding sequence ATGAAATTTTTTATTCGGCTATTATTTTTTACTTTAGGTTTAGTGGTCATGACTTTTGGCGTATGTATGACCATAAAGGTAGCAGATATTGGGGTAGGCGCCTGGGACGCGTTAAATGTTGCCTTAACCAAAAAAGTAGGTTTATCAGTAGGGAAGTGGGTCATGATTGATGGGGCGATATTAGTTGTTGTGAATTCCCTTCTAGTAAAAAGAAGACCTGCCATTCTTTCGCTTTTTACAATTATAGTAATTGGCTCTTTAGTTGATTTTTGGTTGATGACGTTCTTTCAATTATTTGAAGTTCATGGTCTAGTTGCAAAAATAGCGATGCTATTGGTCGGGATATTAATTATCGGGTTTGGTGCAGCGATTTATATTCAGGCTAAATTCCCGCAGAGTCCAATAGATAACTTTATGTTAGCTATTAAAGAACGATTCCGTGTGAATTTAATGATGGCAAAGACAATAGGGGAAATTACTGCCTTAATTCCAGCGTTCCTTTTACATGGACCCATTTCATATGGGACAATCATTATCACTTTTACCGTTGGACCTGCCATTCAACTTTTCTTTCCAACATTTGAAAAACTAATGCAAAGGCTGCAAGAGAAATATTAA
- the cax gene encoding calcium/proton exchanger produces the protein MMMTFIGVPLSIIGTLMHWSYIVLFIIYCLTIIALASYMGRATESLAIVAGPRIGGLLNATFGNAVELIISIFALKAGLVGVVLASLTGSVLGNLLLVAGLSFFIGGLKFKRQQFNVYDARHNSGLLMFAVIIAFVIPEVFAMNMNETKTLSLSIGISVILILLYLAALFFKLVTHRGVYQSSNETTAHEEEEPEWSKGKAIAILAIATVAVGYISEHLVHTFEYVGDTFGWSELFIGVIIVAIVGNAAEHASAIVMAYKNKMDIAVEIAIGSTLQVAMFVLPVLVLVSLLFESSMPLLFSWQELIAMVASVLLMVVISNDGESNWFEGLTLLAAYVIMGIGFYLL, from the coding sequence ATGATGATGACTTTCATCGGAGTCCCTCTCTCTATTATCGGAACTCTGATGCATTGGTCGTATATTGTCTTATTTATTATATACTGCCTAACCATTATTGCGTTAGCCAGCTATATGGGAAGAGCAACAGAAAGTCTGGCCATCGTGGCAGGACCGCGGATTGGCGGGTTATTAAATGCCACTTTTGGTAACGCTGTTGAGCTAATCATTTCCATCTTTGCTTTGAAGGCGGGATTAGTTGGAGTGGTTCTTGCTTCTTTGACTGGTTCTGTATTAGGAAATTTACTACTTGTTGCAGGGCTTTCCTTTTTTATTGGCGGTTTAAAGTTCAAACGTCAGCAGTTTAATGTCTATGATGCCCGTCATAACTCAGGTCTGCTTATGTTTGCGGTGATTATTGCCTTTGTTATTCCAGAGGTTTTCGCCATGAACATGAATGAGACTAAAACTCTTTCATTAAGTATTGGAATTTCCGTAATTTTGATTCTCCTTTATCTGGCAGCCTTATTCTTTAAACTTGTTACACATCGTGGTGTGTATCAATCAAGTAATGAGACTACAGCACATGAAGAAGAGGAACCAGAATGGAGCAAAGGGAAAGCAATTGCTATTTTAGCAATTGCAACGGTTGCTGTTGGATATATATCTGAACATCTTGTACATACCTTTGAATATGTAGGCGATACGTTCGGCTGGTCCGAGTTGTTTATCGGGGTGATTATCGTAGCAATTGTCGGGAATGCGGCAGAGCATGCTTCTGCAATTGTTATGGCTTATAAAAATAAGATGGACATTGCAGTGGAAATCGCCATTGGTTCTACCCTGCAAGTGGCTATGTTTGTATTACCGGTACTCGTTTTGGTTTCTCTATTGTTCGAATCTTCTATGCCGCTTCTATTTAGCTGGCAAGAACTAATCGCTATGGTTGCCTCTGTTCTTCTCATGGTGGTAATCTCGAATGACGGGGAATCTAACTGGTTTGAAGGATTAACATTATTAGCTGCTTATGTGATTATGGGAATCGGATTTTATCTACTATAG
- a CDS encoding MFS transporter, with the protein MNKMYLRFWILVSIVAISGFSQGMLLPLIAVIFEKSGVSPSLNGLNATALYIGILLVSPFMEWPLRKYGYKPVIIFGGALVFLSLALFPLWKTFWFWFFLRLLIGIGDHSLHFATQTWITSFSPPERRGRNISLYGLFFGIGFATGPLMTPLVNVNESLPFIASSILCLIGWGFVFLLKNELPEQEVGINSFLGTIKQFRRALKYGWVAFLPPFSYGFLESSLNGSFPVYALRSNIDVSSVSIVLSAFAIGSIITQLPLGMLSDQYGRRNILMTVLFLGFFSFTAASFMEHSTIGLFVTFLISGMVVGSTFSLGISYMTDLVPKELLPTGNLLCGIFFSLGSLMGPIIGGLFIKYLQDVSFFYIISTMLLILSVIIFAFGKKSYPLLNQQNS; encoded by the coding sequence ATGAATAAAATGTATCTGCGGTTTTGGATTTTGGTCAGTATTGTGGCCATCTCTGGCTTTTCCCAAGGGATGCTTTTGCCCCTAATTGCCGTTATTTTTGAAAAAAGTGGGGTTTCTCCTTCACTAAACGGATTAAATGCTACAGCACTATATATTGGAATTCTACTTGTCTCTCCTTTCATGGAATGGCCGCTTAGAAAATATGGATACAAGCCGGTTATTATCTTTGGCGGTGCACTTGTCTTTTTATCTTTAGCTTTATTTCCGTTATGGAAAACCTTTTGGTTTTGGTTTTTCTTACGATTGTTGATTGGCATAGGCGATCACTCCCTACATTTTGCGACCCAGACGTGGATTACCTCGTTCTCACCTCCAGAAAGACGTGGCAGGAATATCTCATTATACGGCTTGTTTTTTGGGATTGGCTTCGCAACTGGTCCATTAATGACACCATTAGTTAATGTGAACGAATCCTTACCATTTATTGCGTCTTCCATTCTTTGTTTAATTGGATGGGGATTTGTCTTTCTTTTAAAAAATGAACTGCCTGAACAAGAGGTTGGCATTAATTCCTTTTTAGGTACCATTAAACAATTTAGACGGGCCTTAAAGTATGGTTGGGTTGCCTTCCTTCCACCATTTTCTTATGGGTTCTTAGAGTCATCCCTAAACGGTAGTTTTCCCGTTTATGCTTTACGATCAAATATTGATGTTTCAAGTGTTTCCATTGTTTTATCTGCCTTCGCTATCGGAAGTATTATTACCCAGCTTCCATTGGGTATGTTAAGCGATCAGTACGGGCGGAGAAATATTTTAATGACGGTCCTTTTTCTTGGCTTTTTTAGTTTTACCGCAGCCAGTTTCATGGAGCATTCCACTATTGGACTGTTTGTAACCTTCCTTATTTCAGGGATGGTCGTTGGTTCCACTTTCTCACTTGGGATTAGCTATATGACCGACCTTGTGCCGAAAGAGTTACTGCCAACTGGAAACTTATTATGTGGTATTTTCTTCAGTCTAGGAAGCCTAATGGGTCCAATAATCGGAGGACTATTTATTAAATACCTGCAGGACGTAAGCTTCTTTTATATTATTAGTACAATGCTTTTAATATTATCAGTCATCATCTTCGCATTTGGAAAAAAATCTTATCCACTGCTTAATCAGCAGAATTCATAA
- a CDS encoding heavy metal translocating P-type ATPase gives MSSEAKSLTKGMQEPSFFEKIKPHAELIAAGLSGVLIAAGWLLDKNGQGADSIVAYLLAFIIGGFAKAKEGIEETFENKELNVEMLMIFAAVGSAIIGYWTEGAILIFIFAVSGALETYTMNKSHKEISSLMELQPEEALLISNGHEKRVPVSELIVGDHILIKPGERVPSDGIIIKGQTNIDEAAITGESMPVSKGEQTEVFAGTVNMTGSITVEVTKSSNDTLFQKIIQLVQSAQSEKSPSQLFIERFEGTYVKVVLLVVFAMFFIPHFVLDWSWHESFYRAMILLVVASPCALVASIMPATLSAISNGAKHGILVKGGVHLENLGHLGAIAFDKTGTLTKGKPEVTEVIVKEGLNKENLIWKAASIESHSNHPLAQAIVKHVKKHSKTDLFHPDSLEDVPGWGVKAEINGEQWKIGKAAFVGKEAVERFADGKAKQLASQGNTLVFIAINNELSGLIALKDVVREETKLAIDHLKKQGIRTVMLTGDSEKTARAIAAESHVDEVFAECLPEEKVEHLKKLKTKYNTVAMVGDGINDAPALAIANVGIAMGEGTDVALETADIVLMKNDLPRIAEAINLSQRMNRIIKQNVVFSITVIMLLISSNFFQVLDLPFGVIGHEGSTILVILNSLRLLKS, from the coding sequence ATGAGTTCAGAAGCAAAGTCTCTTACAAAGGGGATGCAGGAACCAAGCTTTTTTGAAAAGATAAAACCACATGCTGAATTAATTGCAGCTGGTCTAAGTGGAGTATTGATTGCGGCCGGCTGGCTTCTTGATAAAAATGGGCAAGGAGCAGATTCCATCGTTGCCTACTTGTTAGCTTTTATCATAGGCGGTTTTGCCAAAGCAAAGGAAGGTATAGAGGAAACCTTTGAGAACAAAGAATTAAATGTGGAAATGTTAATGATTTTTGCTGCCGTCGGCTCTGCCATTATCGGCTATTGGACTGAAGGCGCCATCCTAATCTTTATTTTTGCAGTCAGCGGCGCCCTTGAAACATATACCATGAACAAAAGCCATAAAGAAATTTCCTCATTAATGGAGTTGCAGCCTGAAGAAGCCTTGTTGATTTCCAATGGCCATGAAAAACGAGTACCTGTTTCCGAGCTAATCGTGGGCGATCACATCCTGATTAAGCCTGGAGAGCGTGTTCCTTCTGATGGAATCATTATAAAAGGTCAAACCAATATAGATGAAGCGGCGATTACTGGTGAGTCGATGCCAGTATCTAAAGGGGAACAAACGGAAGTATTTGCCGGCACGGTGAATATGACTGGCTCCATTACCGTTGAAGTAACCAAATCAAGCAATGATACCTTGTTTCAAAAAATCATTCAGCTTGTTCAATCAGCTCAAAGTGAAAAATCCCCTTCACAGCTTTTCATCGAGCGCTTTGAAGGAACCTATGTAAAGGTAGTCCTGCTTGTCGTATTTGCCATGTTTTTTATCCCGCACTTTGTACTAGATTGGAGCTGGCATGAATCCTTCTACCGTGCCATGATTTTATTAGTTGTCGCATCACCTTGTGCATTGGTTGCCTCCATCATGCCTGCTACCTTATCGGCTATTTCTAATGGTGCCAAACATGGAATCTTAGTTAAAGGTGGTGTCCACCTTGAGAACCTTGGCCACCTTGGTGCCATTGCGTTTGATAAAACTGGGACACTGACAAAAGGGAAACCAGAGGTCACAGAGGTAATCGTAAAAGAAGGATTAAATAAAGAAAATCTAATTTGGAAGGCTGCATCCATTGAAAGTCATTCTAATCATCCTCTTGCACAGGCAATCGTAAAGCACGTCAAAAAGCACAGCAAAACAGACCTATTCCATCCAGACAGCCTTGAAGATGTTCCAGGATGGGGCGTAAAGGCAGAGATAAACGGGGAACAATGGAAAATTGGTAAGGCTGCTTTTGTTGGAAAAGAAGCGGTAGAACGCTTTGCAGATGGAAAAGCAAAACAGCTCGCAAGCCAAGGAAATACGCTTGTGTTTATCGCTATTAACAATGAACTTAGTGGACTAATTGCCTTAAAGGATGTCGTCCGAGAAGAAACGAAACTCGCTATCGACCATCTTAAAAAACAAGGAATTCGTACGGTCATGCTGACAGGTGATAGTGAAAAAACCGCCCGTGCAATCGCGGCAGAAAGTCATGTGGATGAAGTATTTGCAGAATGCCTTCCAGAAGAAAAAGTGGAACACCTTAAAAAGCTAAAAACAAAATATAATACTGTTGCAATGGTAGGAGACGGAATCAACGATGCACCTGCATTGGCCATTGCCAACGTAGGAATTGCCATGGGAGAGGGAACAGACGTTGCCCTTGAAACCGCGGATATTGTGTTAATGAAGAATGACCTCCCAAGAATAGCTGAGGCCATTAATCTTTCACAACGGATGAACAGAATCATTAAGCAAAACGTGGTATTTTCTATCACAGTTATCATGCTACTCATCTCGTCCAATTTCTTTCAAGTGCTCGATTTACCATTTGGCGTCATCGGTCACGAAGGAAGTACCATTCTTGTCATATTAAACAGTTTAAGGTTATTGAAATCCTAA
- a CDS encoding YihY/virulence factor BrkB family protein: MDNSENVRSSLLKLLWHRIEEDDLPGLSAQLAYFLLLSLFPLLIVMFTLLPYIPFPHEDILGMIKDFAPAEAINLIEKNVDEIMTHRNGGLLSFGIIGTIWSASNGINAIVRSFNKAYNVKESRSFIVARGMAILLTFGMIFVFILALIIPVFGRAIGVFLFSQLGYTTEFIKLWNALSWLVSAIILFLIFTGLYWIAPNVKLKCRSAFPGAAFATVGWIISSIGLSFYVGNITNYSLTYGSIGAIIVLMIWLYISAFVIILGGEINAFYSEKNKSNC; this comes from the coding sequence ATGGACAATTCAGAGAATGTACGTTCTTCATTGCTAAAATTACTTTGGCACAGGATTGAAGAAGATGATCTCCCTGGATTAAGTGCACAATTGGCCTATTTTTTACTACTTTCTTTGTTTCCACTCCTCATTGTCATGTTTACATTATTGCCTTATATTCCTTTTCCACATGAGGATATACTCGGAATGATTAAAGATTTTGCCCCAGCAGAGGCCATAAATTTAATCGAAAAAAATGTGGATGAAATTATGACCCATCGGAATGGTGGACTGCTTTCATTTGGGATTATCGGAACAATTTGGTCTGCATCCAATGGAATTAATGCCATTGTAAGATCTTTTAACAAAGCGTATAACGTGAAAGAAAGCCGGTCATTTATCGTTGCAAGAGGGATGGCTATTCTCTTAACATTTGGTATGATCTTTGTATTTATCTTGGCTCTTATCATACCTGTATTCGGTAGAGCAATTGGTGTCTTTCTTTTTTCACAATTAGGTTATACTACAGAATTTATTAAGCTTTGGAACGCATTAAGCTGGCTGGTGAGTGCCATCATTTTGTTCCTTATTTTCACAGGACTTTACTGGATTGCCCCAAATGTAAAATTAAAGTGCCGCAGTGCTTTTCCAGGAGCAGCCTTTGCCACAGTCGGATGGATTATTTCTTCCATTGGATTATCTTTTTACGTTGGAAATATCACTAATTATTCCCTTACTTACGGCAGTATTGGGGCGATTATTGTACTAATGATTTGGTTATATATATCTGCCTTCGTCATTATTCTTGGTGGAGAAATTAATGCCTTTTACAGTGAAAAAAATAAGTCAAATTGCTAA
- a CDS encoding YtxH domain-containing protein codes for MTKKNQFWRGMLIGALAGGAISLLDKPTRQAMKENVIKVSGKVTYIAKNPGEITEKVKGTAARIKDTFEQVSEDIAYITDKVDELRELTPQVTEIIKETKETFVKNDELEDLLEEVKGEEKL; via the coding sequence ATGACAAAAAAGAATCAATTTTGGAGAGGGATGTTAATTGGTGCTCTTGCTGGCGGAGCCATCAGTTTATTAGATAAACCAACCCGCCAGGCCATGAAGGAAAATGTTATTAAAGTGTCCGGCAAGGTGACCTATATTGCTAAAAATCCTGGTGAAATTACCGAAAAGGTAAAAGGAACGGCAGCCAGAATTAAGGATACATTTGAGCAGGTGAGTGAGGATATTGCTTACATAACAGATAAAGTGGACGAGTTACGTGAACTAACCCCACAAGTTACTGAAATCATTAAAGAAACGAAAGAAACGTTTGTTAAGAATGATGAACTTGAAGATTTATTAGAAGAGGTAAAAGGAGAAGAAAAACTTTAA
- a CDS encoding DUF1128 domain-containing protein: protein MNLSEKSIENVEYMIEQIKEKLKVLNLGAIKPSHFDEEMYEELKEIYEMVLKKNSFSPNEMQALVEELGSLRKK from the coding sequence ATGAATCTATCAGAAAAATCAATTGAAAATGTAGAATATATGATTGAACAAATAAAGGAAAAATTAAAGGTGTTAAACCTCGGAGCGATTAAACCTTCGCATTTTGATGAAGAAATGTACGAGGAATTAAAAGAAATCTATGAAATGGTCCTTAAAAAGAACTCATTTAGCCCAAATGAAATGCAGGCACTAGTTGAAGAACTAGGGAGTTTACGTAAAAAATAA